The Yamadazyma tenuis chromosome 2, complete sequence sequence ACATTGTTCAATGCTTTGGATCAGTCTGGGTTGGTTACAACGGTGGTACAAGACTTGATTTCTGACTGTTCTTTGTATGTGTCGTTGTTCAGAACTGCAGAAGGAATCATTTCTGACTTGGTTTCTAAGGTTCAATCTGCTATTAACTCTTCCAAGAGAGATTTGAAGGCCGTGCAAAGACAGGAAAAGCGTACTGCTTTGAAATCTGTTTTAGAAGCTAGATCTAATTTGGATGCTAGACTTGACTTAGATGAGGTTGTGGTTAATTTGTTGCAATCGTTGGCTAACTCAGGATTAGCCAGTTCGGTTGTTAAGTCTATCATCACTGATTCATCTTATATCCCATTTGCCGAAAGCTTGATTTCCGCAGTATTGTCTAGTAATGCCTTGGATTTGGGTGAATTAGTTGATGCTGTTGAAAATACCAACTTGGCTTCTGATTTGCTTAAGTCCATTTTGAATGTTAACACCTTCGATACTGTCGTCACCAATGCTTTTGCTGCTTTCTCTGGTGATTGTTCTACCTCGTCTGGTTCGGGCTCGTCTGGTTCTTCTGCCGCCACTACTTCTGCTGGCTCATCGGGTTCTACttctaccaccaccactactgacCCAtgtaagaagaagagaagaagaagaagaagaagagctAACTACAACTACTAGAGAGACCTGCTCAGGGTACCGTTAAGAAACCCAAAAAAACTGGTCTTTCTTGTGGCGACAACTACGGAAACGGATACGAATATCATACCACTTAATCACCCTTCTGTATAATTGTataattcttcaaaaatatATTTTATGCGAATATTATTATGAAGGGCCCCATCCATTTTACCTTATTAGGCGAAGGCGATGACTGCGAAAAATTATCTTCCGCATTCGGGGCCATTGTAAACACTCGCACTCTAGATAGTTTCAGTAGCACTGTTCCTTTTAAACTATAGTGAACCCATAGAttggttttgttctttAGGTCCTTCCTTTTAATTAACCATTAGCGGATCGTTGTTCCTTAGCTATTATCAATCTCGAATTGGTCAGCAATCATGAACACTGATTCTGAAGCTATCTCGCCTTCAAGACATAAGAGACTTGGGACGTCCGAATTCCAATCTCCTACCAAACCATTGCATAGCATCTTTAGAAGACAAAATTCATTTGATTCGGCGGACAGCTCCACTAGTTTTGGCTCCAATCGTCGTTCTATTTCTCCTATAAGAAAGTCCTTGTCTAACTCGTTGTATAATCCCACAAGCCCTTCACGACTCAGCACTACTGCAGGTAAGCTCAGAAATCTTGTTCCAATGCTTTCAGGGTCCCGATCATCAGTACACACTGATGTATCTCAGATCACTTCCCTCACTTCCCAGTTGTTTCAGCCGGTACAAGATGATTCAACATCCATCAGAGATTTTGCAGACACTTCAggagatgatgatgatgactcTGGCTCTAAATACAGTGCAAGTGTAGAAAGCATACTTCAGGAATACACTGACGATAGTcccaaaaagaagtttttcttcaatgagCACTTTGATGAGAAATCTCTAGCTTCTGTGAAGAGAAACATAAGCACGAAGTCAGTGATCGAGAGGACTCTCAATGAAACCAGGAGCGATTTTGAGGGTACCTCTGGGTCTCATAATAGTTCAGTCGGTCGGTCTTCAAAGGATTTTGCTATCTTTCACGATGCTAGTGGTTTCATTGGCTCAAGTAGCAGTAATCGCAGCAGTTCTGCCAACCCTGCTGCCAATAAGCATATGACAGCATTATCCAGCATCGATAATAATACCTCATCCTCAAGCAGTAGGAATAAAATTTACTATGATACCACTACTTATGATAACTTAAATGAGACTTCCGAGAGACCGTTATTTGAACAGAAGAGTTTCATAAATTCCAGAACCTCATTGAATTCCGGAGAATTATTATCCAAATTGAACCGCTCTTTATCTGATGTAGCAGATCGGCATGTACATCCTTCTAGAGCCGTGGTTGCATATCGAGTGAAGAATTCTCAGTCTCCCAAACTCATCCAAATTCCCAATCCTGAACCAGCTCATTACCATGATTCTGATATCAGCTCCGAAAACTCGATTGGCTCGATAACAGTCCCAACCACACGTGGTATTGTATCTAAGGCTCCTAAGTTTGGTTCAGCTTACCTTGGATCTGCTAGAAGACCTCCTCCACAGGCACCTGTTCAAGATTCATTGTATAAATACAACCAACATGAAGATATGTACCAATCACAAACAACCAAAACAGTGGTTGACGGATTTCCAGCCATTGGAACTGCCCAAAGTAATGTGACATCTCCAGACTACACGGACTATGATGAGAGTTATTTTGGAAACTTAGAAGAGAAACAATCTCAGGAATATGTTGCTCCTCAACATTTCTCATGGTCTTATTTTGTACTTCTCATGGGAATAGGTTTAATTCTTCCACCTATATATTTCTTGGTTTCATTGGGGATTTtcgacaagttgaaaagctCTAAAAACTATTACAACGGAATCTATtatcagcagcagcttCTGGTAAATAGGGGTAGGGTAGTCAAGTTTAGTCCTCGGCAAAAACTTGTGAGCTTCTTTGTTGGAATTCTTTGGTTTTCTATAGTGCTCGGTATGATAGGAGTCGGTTTTGGGTTAACGCAATGAAATGTAAAATAGAATATACATGATCATATCCCCGTATTCGGAGGTGAGATCTAGACTAATTCTTTTTAAAAATTGTTCTTTGTCATAGAAACAGAATTACAAGAATCTGGTATGGATGTAGCAGTAGTCAACATTTGGGATTTAGTATATAACGCTAGCAATAGCCCTAAAGCCTGTTTCATATTCAAATATCATTCTCCAACAAGggtttttgcaactgtCGGATTAGGAGAGGTCGCGAATTAATGATCACAGATGCGAGCAACTGGGGAATTTTGTGGTTTCAATCTTACCCGTACAAGATCTACATATTCACAAAATGGGGAATACACCAGCAAAGGAGTCCAGACCACGGGCTTCGTCTTATAGCAGCAGTAACTCCGGTAGCTATCCTGGGGTAGATACTCAACCGAATCTTGGGTACAGTTACAATTATGGCTACGGCCGGAGCCCAGGATCCCCATTTAACTCCTACTTGGGTGAATCTCGGTCTCGACGTAATACTACATCCTCGGTGTTTGGTCATATAGTACCATCACGTAAGTCCAAGAAActggaagaaaaggatCGACTTCGGGAAGAACATTATATGAACTTGATCGTTAAATTTGACGAATCAGTTGATGGCGGATATTTGGCACCTTACGGAACTTacaaatccaacttggatttTGACCTGGAAATAGTCAGAGGCTTGATAGTGGCTCGGCGGTTGGCCCCATTCTACACGCCTTTACAGGATTTTGATGAATCTTGGAGTGATCAAGAGTTACTTattatcatcaaacaaCTCACATTGCACCTGATTGAAGGAGCATATAGTGGggaagaggaagatgatgatataGACAATCATAAGATTCATAGGTCGTCTAACTTTTACAAAAGACAAGAAcagaagatcaagttgaagatgctcATCGAGAAGATTAAAGAGTTACagaaacaacaagaagatagGTATTTGGAAGCCAAGACATCGAGCTCAGTGGTGAAGTCTTTACCATCCAATAATCTTTTATTGAGGTTATATAGAAACCCAGTTGAATGTCCCATCTGTTTTGTGTTCTATCCGGACAACTTGAATCTCTCCCGTTGctgtttgcagccaatcTGTTCTGAATGCTTTGTGCAAATCAAGAGATTAGATCCCCACCCTCCTCACGATGATCCCACCAATGCCAATACTGTGAAAAGAACCACGGAAGAATTACCACACACATTGATCAGTGAGCCATCTAACTGTCCTTACTGTGCTATGACAGATTTTGGAGTTATTTTTGATAAAAACCTTGATTTTTCTACCGGCATCAATGGCATTCCACCGCatgattttgaacaaacGAACAAAAGTACACCCAATGttaatgataatgataatgaaaGTGATGAACAAGCCGTAATGTCGTCATCACCTACCAGTGAACAAGAACCGTCTATAATTCCAACGAAGCTTCGCAAAAGAAGGGAATCTGTTCCGGCAAATTCTCCTCGTGTCATCACGATCGATCAGATACGACCTGACTGGGAAAGTAAGCTTTTATCGGCGAGAAGCAAGTTGGCCCGTAAGGCTGCTGCTGCTAGCGCAATTCATGCTTCCAATTTAATCATTAACCCGGAGACTGAGATGGCTGAGTACGACACCcgtagaagaagaaacacGGGTAGCTCCACGCAGAGCCAACAGAATCTGCGATTGCAAACGATGGAAGAGCGAatgattgaagaagctttaCGTTTGTCGATCatagatgaagaagaacgCAAACGTAAAGAGGAGGAAAAGAAACGCAAAGATAAGTCTAATAGAGATAGATCCTTTTCATAGTTCTGGGTTTTAGTTTTTATACACATATGATAAGAAGGCTTTGTGTTCACCAATTGTAGTAAAGTTAAAGCTTAAATATCCAAGTTAAACAAAAATGCACTAGATCGCAAAAATTGCAAATTTCATACTTAGAATGTGCATAACTGTATATCTGCTTACCAGAGGACTCGGTATAATTGACAAATTACTGTGTTATTCACTTCCATACTATACTGGTCCACCAAGTCCACATTTCTATACAACCAAGTACAATACATTGTATTTTACTGTCATCACGTGATGTGTTGCGAAGAAAATTTGTCGTCAACTAATACATGTTTTATGGCAAATGTTACATTTATCATATCTGAGAATTTCACCCGATTTGGAAATCGCTATCTAGGTTGGGCTAATCTCCACCTTTAATCACATCAAGTCAAAATCGTGCTATCCTTCAGCTAACTTCTTCCCCAGTTCAGAGTATTTTATGACAAGAATGTCACGGGATGAACAGCGCCGCATAAAGCCGTTAAGCGAGAAAATAGTGCGGTGAAAATAAACCTTGCATATTCATAATTACAGTTAAATGGAACAGTTGTCCCAGCTGGTGATAGGAGGAGGTGATGAGTACCTCGTACCTGAGCCCATTAATCAGGTACCAGTAAAGCGACTATTCGATTTTCAGACAGGGAAACTAAAAGAATCCATGAAATTACCAAAAGACTTTGAGCTAGACGACAGCGAAATCCTATTCAAAATTAAATTAATAGCCGTCAACTACGGCAGAGACTTTGAGCTTATGAAGCAGTATAACACAGAAACCAGTACTCTGGGAGGTCGGATTCTACCGTCCAATATCGTTCCGTGCAATAAATTTATTGGTAAGATCTATGCCAGTAACGATGTGAACTTAGACTTCGAGTTGGACAACTCAAAATTCCTTGTGTTTCCTCATACTACTTgtattcaacaaggtttCCCTACATTATGCAAGAACTGTACCCACTATTTGTCGTCACATAGGTCGGCAGTCGGTACATCAAGCTTTTTGCCTTGTTTGGCCAGATTCGAATTTGGGTATAATGTTGATGGGGGTTTACAAGATTTtatcaagatcaaaaatAGTCTGGAAATATTGATCAAAGTCCCCGATAATGTCAGTACACATGATGCAGCTCTCTCATTGGACATCCTGTTGCCATTCTATAGCTACTTCAAGTGGCTTCAAAATAGTGGTAATTATAATCCTACTGACAAAATACTATTGGTACTCAGTGACTCGAGAAAGGAGATGAATGATGTGCTCGTAGTATTCAAAATGCTTCAACTAATAGAGAAAAACGTCACAATTATAGATGCTCCCCAGATTAAAGCTATGACGCCAAGCGAAGAAAACACCTTTCTGTCCCACTTTAATATGGTGTTGACGTTTGATTTCAATCATAGAGTGTTGAATTTTTGCTTCAATAGTATCATTTCCACCGGTCTTGAGTCCACTAAGTCTCGGTACCGGTTTGTCATGTTTAACCAATACTTTCCGGTGGATTTTTCCAACTACAAGCAGTTTGATTTAACTGATAAGGTCATTACCGAGTTTAAATTGAATTGGTTTCATAAATTTGACCTTATTGACTTGCTCTCATATTTGTCTAGTTTGAACAATTCCACTCCTCGCAAGAGTTTAAGTTCGGTTGAAGATTCGACGACGAAAAGCCCTACCAAAAGCGTTTTTTCCGATGCTTCTACAACACTGGAAACCACGTCGTCTTCAACCAAAGGAaaaactgaagaagactACCATAATAATCGTTTTGTCAAACTGCACGAAATAAATGAGCTTTTGTCACTACCATCAAAAGTACATTGGCTTTATTATGAAAAAGATgtggacttggccaacgaATTTCAAAAAACAGACAACTCTCACTCTACGAGGCATATCAATAAACTAATGAAGCTGAACAAAAATGTCAAAATATGCTATAACAATAGACCCAACAAGAGCAAAGTCAACGCTTTCATCTTGTAACTTGTAAATTATTGTATTATAATTATGAAATATGTATGTATAGAACTGTGGTGTTTTAATACACATGCAATATAAATATTACTTGCTCAAATCGTGAATGCTATCTTTGACAAcatctttcaatttcactAAATTGAGGAATCtcaatttttcatcttgTAAATGGGCATTATCACTTGATTGGCCACAAGGAATTTGACATGCTGGGGCATTCAATGTTTTCTCCAAGAACCTAATACTTGGGATAGATCCACCTTCACGGATTAGCAAAGGTTCAATTTCCCAATTCTTTTGTAAGTTTGCATACAAAACCTTGTAGAATGtgttttcaacatcacctAACCAAGGCTCAACTTCGTGGCTTATAGAAATGTCAATTTTATTTGTGgaattcaacttggtgaaattgtcggtcaagaagttgattaGACTATCTTTTATTTGGTTGACTTCTTGATTTGGCACGATTCTCATCGACACTGAAGCTGTGGCAGTTTTGGGGATGATAGTATCATTATTCGGGCCACTTACTTCAATCTTGTGTATGGTAAATGAAGGCTTTGTCCATTGAGCAATCAATTCATCAAGCCTGAATTTGGGATTGTATGAAACAATTTTATCGAAAAATTCAAGTTCCTTGGGACTACTTTCATTGATATTATCATAGAAATTAGGGATAAGAATTTCATTCGTCACTGGGTCACTCAACGTATTCAATACCTGGACTAGGTCCATTGTGGGTTCCTTGCAAACACCACCATGGACACCTGAATGTCGATCTGGATGATCACTCTCCACTTGAATAGAGCAGTTTATAACACCTCTTAAGCCGTAATTTAAGCATGGTCTCTCATCATCTAGCCAATAAGAGTTAGACAATAAAATCCAATCGATATCACCGATTAaatccaagttctccaacaCAGTCTCCTTAAATTGCTTGGAaccattttcttcttcacccTCAATGACAAAAGTAAAGTCAACATCCAATTCATTGGATTCGAAAAGCTCAGCAATAGCGTGGATTATGGCTAAAGTGGGCCCTTTGTTATCACTAGAGCCTCTTCCGTATAAGTACCCATTTTTATTGGTTAATTCAAAGGGGTTCACTGACCAGTTGTTCCTCTCCTCTGCTTCAACCACATCATAGTGGCCATAGTACAAGAGTCTCTTGGCATTCTTACTATTGGAAGTATTCTTGAATGTAGAAATAATAATAGGATTACCATTGTCGATAGGAATCAAATGAGTAGACTTTGCACCAAAACTATCAAAAagcttgatcaagaacttggtaCAATTTCTGGAATCATCCATACATAATTCAGGATATTTCAGAATAGTTTTATAGCTTATaaatttcttcaaattcttcactAGCATGTCATTGTTCAAAACAcctttgaaggttttgattGTCTCCCGTTCTGAAGAGCCCACCATATTGTAAAGAGTGACTACCTTCTTTCCACCTGCCACCAAAGCTATCTGGTCGTCGGGCCTATATTCGTAGGAATATAAGGTTAGGATTGGATCGCTGTTAAGTTTATAGACTCTTCGATTGTAGATCAAATTCAAACCTAACTTATTCCCATAAATTATCATTTGACCCATTGTCACCAATGCATTCACTTGCTCATTATTAGGAGTACTGAAAGACTTGATCATTTGAAACGTCAACAAGTCCCATACGTTGATTACCCCGCTGGATAACCCAGCATACAAATACGTCTGATTTATGTGCATTGAGAGAATTGACTCTTCGTTATGCAAAGATTCAACCTTTGAAAGTGTCAACTTCTCTGTCTGAGGATCACATTGAATTCCCCAAATATTAATCAAACCATCACCTCCCCCACTTATTAAAATCTTGGAATATTGAGGAAAATTGGACAATAGAAACTCATTGGTAAACACCCGAAGGTTGTAAATATATCCAAAATGAGCAAACAGTACTGAATTTATAGTTTCGACTTCACATAAACTaatttctttcaaaaaattgatttctttAGCCTGAGTGCTAACTTTTCCTCCGGGCCCAGTTGAAtcaaaaaacttgttgtATCTCAAATGAGGTAAATTATTTCTGTCTATGGCTATGGCATAGTCTACATTCGAAAAATCAACTTTGCACCACACAATGGAAGCGTTTTGGCAACCGATAAATAAAtgtttcaagaattcaCAGTAGTAAATGGAGAATATATCTCCGATGTCTATGGAAGAATAAATGATCTTGATACACTGGATTCTCTCACTGCTCAAATCATAtatcttgatcaatgaaTCACTTCCAGCCGTAAATAGGTACTTTTCATCTTCGGTTAAGCTGAGACATAAATTTGAACCAGTCATTTCTGGTTCACTTAGTGTTTCCAAATGTGTGtaatcttcaagtgaatAGATAAGGATCTTTCCATTCTGGGTACCACAAATAAGCCGTTTTCTGAGGGGGGCAATAATGCTGGAAATAATACTGTCGTCACTGTTCCATAAGTGGGTCAAGTGAGGTGGTTCAAGCGGGAGACTTTCGGAATTCATTGTGTCTTGAAGACAAGAGGGTTTAATGGAGCCACTAGGAGGTATTGAGGAAGATGGAAACGGACTAGGAGAGTAGCTCTCTCGTAATTCGGTGGCCAGCTGAAAGGAAGAGTTCCTTATGGTATCCACGTAGTCCATTTTTTTCGGCTGCTGGATATGATCACTTCCAGGTATTCTTTGTGGTACAAAAAACTGTGGCAGAATTCAGATCGCGAAGGATTGCAAATGATGAGCTCGAGGTAGAAACATGAAATGTATTGGACAAGTTTATGAAAAATTCTGGAGATTTTCGAAGACAAGCACTTATCATAAGTGTTCTGAGACATTTCATCGATGCATATGGCTGTTTTAGAGCAGCTTTAGAGGCGTATTTCTGAACTATTTCGTCGTAAAAGTCTCCATTTAGCCTCAGGAAGGTACAGAAAATATCGTTGAGATACATACCTTCTCTCTATCCTTATGAGTATGGTTCCGGGTGTTATGTTTACTCTGATACCCTTGAAAATTTTCTCTACCGCCGATAATTGGCATCTGCCAAATTGCCAAATCGCCAAATTCGCATCAGCCTCCATGAAAATCAAAATTGTTAAGTGCTCCTCGTGTGAAAACAACAATTATGTCCTTGGTGTTTGCGGATCTAGAAGATTCCTTGGTGTTCTTACACAAATCTAGTGGTGGATGCTTAGTGGCATCTAACGGCGTGATTGGTGTGAAATCCTCTGTTCCATCGATTTACAAACAAGTGAGTTTTACACCTGTTAGTTGTATTATTGGTCTCATCAGACTTAAGGTCAATTCCTATTTAATCATCGCCAACAGTCATGAAGATGTCGGTCAGATAATGGGTGAGACCATTGGTAGAGTTTCCAGCTACAAAATTCTCCCAATCAACAAACACAAAGATGTTTCTAGTAATCAGGAGGAAACTAattacttgaagttggtcaaaGAACATTTGAATAAGAATGATTTCTACTTTGCTGTTAACAACGTGTTTGATTTAACTAATAACTTGCAGACACAGTACACGGAGCCAGGCACCAAGATTAACCTGGAGTTCTGGTGGAACAAGTACTTAAGTGAGAGCTTGCTTGACGCCGGTGCGAGTCAAGAGTTTATCACTCCAATCATCAACGGTTATGTTAAAAGTAAGTCTATAAAGTTTGCTGGTAGTTATCATAATGAATTCAATTACATTTTGATCACCAGAAAATCCAATGCAAGAGTCGGTACAAGATATTTTAGAAGAGGTATAGATAACGAAGGAAACGTTGCTAATTTCAACGAAACCGAACAAATCATCTTTACCAATAATGATCAAGTTTTGAGTTTCTTACAGATTAGAGGGTCGGTTCCACTTTACTGGagtgaaatcaacaacttgtgCTATAAACCAAACTTGGTCGTTTCTACCAAAAATGCTATTGACGCTACTGTTCAGCACTTTTCGAATCTGGTGTCCAACTATGGGGAGATTTTCTGTGTAAATCtcgtcaacaacaaagGCTATGAATTGCCTATCAAAGAAGGATATGAATCGATTGTGAACAGTTTGCCCTCTACTCTTAAGAAGGCAGTACATTATGTCTACTTTGACTTTCATCACGAATGTAAGAACAtgaagtttgaaaatgcTGACAAATTGATCCCAATCTTGGAAAATATGGGCTTTGACCAAGCCAACTACTTTCATtatgatttcaagaatcaaaaagtGGTGAATTTACAAAAGAAGTGTGTCAGGACAAATTGTATGGACTGTTTGGATAGAACTAACGTGGTACAGTCTATTCTCTCTCGGTACATTTTACAGAAGAATTTTAGTGAGTTGGGATACTTAGACTATGCTACCCCTTGGAAACAAGTGGACCCAGAGTTTAACTTTATATTTCAGAATATTTGGGCTGATAATGCTGATGCCGTTTCTAGAAGTTACAGCTCAACTCCAGCTTTGAAAACTGACTTTACTAGGTTGGGCAAGAGAACTATAAGAGGATCCTTACTGGATTTGAATAATTCCATTATCAGATACTACAATAACAATTACCACGATGGTGTTAGACAGGACTCATTTGACTTGTTTCTCGGAAAGTTTAAGCCGTATGAACTGGTTGAAAATCCGTTCATCGATTACAGACCAAACTATATTCAATTGCTTCCATACTTGTTAACAACCTCgttcttgattttgttttctaTGATATTATACCCTAAAGGGTCTTTGActaacttcaagaacttgctTACGGTGTCGGTCTGTTTAGCATTCCAATTTAACCTGTTCAAGTACATTTTAGCCAACTCTTATCAATTTGTGAACTGGcccaacttggtgaacttggactttttgacTAAAACCAAGGTAAGAGATTCCACTAGAAGAGTTACCGGTATCAAGTACGATACTGCCAAGGACTTTAAAGTGCAAACCAAAAAGAGTAATTAAAGTGGTATTTTTTGTTCCGTATGTATTTTGAATGTAGATAAAGCGACTGAAAAATTAATTTGAGAACTCAAAAAAACTCCTACATGAGCGTGACAGAAGGTGAAGGAATCGTATGTGATGATATTATGATAAGCCCCATTATTAGAGGTCTCTTCCGTGTACTGGAAGACTCCGGGGATGTATGGCGGCACTTTAAGCCAATATGACTAAGGAAAACGCAGACTAACCAGTATAGATTCCTTCTTACATTACTGAATTGACATCAAACCCTGTCATCAGAATCAGGAACATCCATCCAGAATTAACAGAAGATGACTTATCAGGATTACTCAGTCAAATTTCACCCGTAGAATTTGTCAAGTTCGACGCTGATAAGAAGTCTGTTGCTTACTGTGGTTTCCAAGAAAACTGGTCAGAAAACAACGCTGAAtccatcaaaaagttcGACGGTAGAAAGGCAATGGGCAAGATTTTGATTGTGGAGGATCCTTTGAAGCCTAAAACAGTAAAAAGTTTGCAAGACCGGTTGGGACCACTTCCTGGGGCTAGAGAAAGAGGATTCAGAGGACCCAAACGCAGAGATAATCGAGGCCCAAGAGGTCCTAGAGATTCTAGAGATTTCAGAGACCCTGGCGATATCAGACAAAAACAGCGAGGTAGAAGAGAGCCTCCTAAGCCCAAAAAGGTGCCTAAGTCGGTTGAGGACTTGGACAGAGAGTTGAGTGAATATATGAACAGCACTTAGATAGATTTTGTACTATTATATGTTAAACGCGGCCAGAAGTCGCACACCAGAATTAAAAAAAAGTTTAGTGTTAGAGGTACAGATgaacaacgagttgaagcAGCTCTCCGAAGACCTTCACCAGGTGAAAGGATGTGTAGGGCAACTTCAGGGGGCATTTCAGCATATTATGAAAGTTTTTCCACCTCCGAAACAATATGAACAACTCGTACAACTTGTGAATTCTCTAGACCCATCTGGGTTGAGTGCCGACGACAATACCATTTTacaaaagttgaagaacttgttaAATTGTGCGCCTGTAAAGGTGGGAGCCAAGATTAAGCTGCTTGTAGATGAAGATAAATTGCCGTTTCTCCAAGCCCTTGGTGCCATACCAAGCatgaagtttcttcaagcaCCTACTCTTGACTATCTACTTGACTATGGCCATGAATCCTATCGCATAAGTGAGGATTTGGCTATCCTCAAAGAGCTTGAGTCCAGTGAGGATGATCTTCAGGACTCTGCTGAGTATGGAAAAGGAGAAATCCAATTGCCGATGTTATTACCTTTACAAGatgaacttcttttccagAAAGCATTTCATGACCCTTCATTCGTGGACCCCATAATAGAGATTCAAGACGTGAGCAAGTACACGctgttcttcaacactaAACTTATCCACCAGGGAACTTActatttgaagttgatattGTGGGAACTTGTTGACTTTAAATATCCCCACATATATTATGCTGATGCTGAAGTACTTGTACTGAAGCTCATGGATCATAATGTGCTTTTCAAGTTATCACTAGTCTACAGGCTTGTTGAtaatttcaagttcaaattgtcAGACCGGATTTCTTTTGAAAACAAGATTTCCATGATAAGTGATCTCTTTCTAAGTTATATGGGGGCATTATCAATTGAGAAATCATTGCCTGAGCTCAAGATTTGGGTTTATAAAGTGTTCCGAGTTATTCTCCCAAAGCTAAAACAACAAgacttcaagtccaacacGTTAGGACCTGCTATTCGGAGTATGTTCACGTTTACGTTCTCTGAAATGAACTATCATTTTGAGACTCTTGAATCAGATCCATACGTGGTGAAGCTATATATCAAAGGGGTTTCCACGATTGGAACCAACTCTAAGAGCGAGGAATTGGCACAACTTAATGCCATCAAAGAGTTCATGAACAATAAAGACTATAAGCACAAGTTGCTACACGAACAATATCTTATCTCCTACAAAGCAAACGAACTCAAACAAGATGTTGATAGGtttgaaaagcttcttcaagacAATAATATTGCCGTCAGCTACGAGACCAACTCTGCTGGACCCGTTTATCACTGTGTCATTAAATGGAACGCGGTAGTTTTGGGAGTAGGTATCGATAAAAGTGAAACCATGGCCATCAAAAAAAGTCAGCAATCAAGTTATAATAACCTCAGTGTGTTGTTAAAACAAGATAATCTCTGACATTGTAAATTCAAACTCCCTTCACACATATCTAGCCAACCAAATATTAAGCATCGCAAAGTACCCGAAGTGCTCTGCAACAAACAAACGACTTCATAATCCCTTTCTCCTCTCTATATCATGGTGCAGGATTAATCTTATACGTGGTATTG is a genomic window containing:
- a CDS encoding uncharacterized protein (EggNog:ENOG503PV7I; COG:S); its protein translation is MRLSTTALLTIAITTSIVNSAPTVAESGVGVIAKRSDDLENILLDLQNFKDKREETLSTLSKREYQIVTDVLKALNDTELAPKIIHYLATNSTLQPIVISTIVTVLKSGLLNMTTLFNALDQSGLVTTVVQDLISDCSLYVSLFRTAEGIISDLVSKVQSAINSSKRDLKAVQRQEKRTALKSVLEARSNLDARLDLDEVVVNLLQSLANSGLASSVVKSIITDSSYIPFAESLISAVLSSNALDLGELVDAVENTNLASDLLKSILNVNTFDTVVTNAFAAFSGDCSTSSGSGSSGSSAATTSAGSSGSTSTTTTTDPCKKKRRRRRRRANYNY
- a CDS encoding uncharacterized protein (EggNog:ENOG503PWUD; BUSCO:EOG09263RF8), which encodes MNTDSEAISPSRHKRLGTSEFQSPTKPLHSIFRRQNSFDSADSSTSFGSNRRSISPIRKSLSNSLYNPTSPSRLSTTAGKLRNLVPMLSGSRSSVHTDVSQITSLTSQLFQPVQDDSTSIRDFADTSGDDDDDSGSKYSASVESILQEYTDDSPKKKFFFNEHFDEKSLASVKRNISTKSVIERTLNETRSDFEGTSGSHNSSVGRSSKDFAIFHDASGFIGSSSSNRSSSANPAANKHMTALSSIDNNTSSSSSRNKIYYDTTTYDNLNETSERPLFEQKSFINSRTSLNSGELLSKLNRSLSDVADRHVHPSRAVVAYRVKNSQSPKLIQIPNPEPAHYHDSDISSENSIGSITVPTTRGIVSKAPKFGSAYLGSARRPPPQAPVQDSLYKYNQHEDMYQSQTTKTVVDGFPAIGTAQSNVTSPDYTDYDESYFGNLEEKQSQEYVAPQHFSWSYFVLLMGIGLILPPIYFLVSLGIFDKLKSSKNYYNGIYYQQQLSESRPRASSYSSSNSGSYPGVDTQPNLGYSYNYGYGRSPGSPFNSYLGESRSRRNTTSSVFGHIVPSRKSKKSEEKDRLREEHYMNLIVKFDESVDGGYLAPYGTYKSNLDFDSEIVRGLIVARRLAPFYTPLQDFDESWSDQELLIIIKQLTLHSIEGAYSGEEEDDDIDNHKIHRSSNFYKRQEQKIKLKMLIEKIKELQKQQEDRYLEAKTSSSVVKSLPSNNLLLRLYRNPVECPICFVFYPDNLNLSRCCLQPICSECFVQIKRLDPHPPHDDPTNANTVKRTTEELPHTLISEPSNCPYCAMTDFGVIFDKNLDFSTGINGIPPHDFEQTNKSTPNVNDNDNESDEQAVMSSSPTSEQEPSIIPTKLRKRRESVPANSPRVITIDQIRPDWESKLLSARSKLARKAAAASAIHASNLIINPETEMAEYDTRRRRNTGSSTQSQQNSRLQTMEERMIEEALRLSIIDEEERKRKEEEKKRKDKSNRDRSFS
- a CDS encoding uncharacterized protein (EggNog:ENOG503PVC3); translated protein: MEQLSQSVIGGGDEYLVPEPINQVPVKRLFDFQTGKLKESMKLPKDFELDDSEILFKIKLIAVNYGRDFELMKQYNTETSTSGGRILPSNIVPCNKFIGKIYASNDVNLDFELDNSKFLVFPHTTCIQQGFPTLCKNCTHYLSSHRSAVGTSSFLPCLARFEFGYNVDGGLQDFIKIKNSSEILIKVPDNVSTHDAALSLDISLPFYSYFKWLQNSGNYNPTDKILLVLSDSRKEMNDVLVVFKMLQLIEKNVTIIDAPQIKAMTPSEENTFSSHFNMVLTFDFNHRVLNFCFNSIISTGLESTKSRYRFVMFNQYFPVDFSNYKQFDLTDKVITEFKLNWFHKFDLIDLLSYLSSLNNSTPRKSLSSVEDSTTKSPTKSVFSDASTTSETTSSSTKGKTEEDYHNNRFVKSHEINELLSLPSKVHWLYYEKDVDLANEFQKTDNSHSTRHINKLMKSNKNVKICYNNRPNKSKVNAFIL